ATACTCCACAAAGAAACCAAAGTACTAGTTTCCACACTAGTATAACCCAAAGATCCTCCTATTTGACTGATGTTATTTACTGTGGCTAGTCCTGAGCCCATTCCACATGCCATGGCTAGGAAAAGCAACCAGAAATCTGCCTTTTGCATTGCTTGCAAAAGATTCATGTCGTCTCCTCGAAGAGTTGTCCTCTTATCAATGGCTAATGGGGTTGTTTCTGTAGCAGATTCATGATACGTCGTAGTAGCAGTACTAGGTTCAAGTCTCTTGTAAACATTTTCAGTTTTAAGCTGATGCGGGTCTTCCAGTAATCTGGACGCTTCCAGAGGTAAATATGGAGGGTCTCTGGAACGAGCTATAAATGCAATGCTAAGTGGAGAAATAAGTGCCACTAGAAGTATAGAGAACGAAACAATCCGTATAGGCAATTCCAAAGTTGATACATTTTCCAAGATAATTATGACCATAAGGTAGGCAGCAATGATCAGAGCAATGAGCGAAAAACCATTCAGGTGTTTCTTTTCATTACTTGCCTTTGTACGGtgagttcttaccagaaacaTGAGAGAGAGAGGAACTAAGGTTGGCAGCAGAGCAAGCATCAGCAGGAAAGAGCTCGGATTGTCCACAAATATTGCTTGATACACTTGAATTAGTATTGCTCCACTCAAGCCAAGAAAACCCTGGAAAAGAAAAATTGCTTAGGATACCACATAAACTAAAATGCTCAGAGAGCACCTTAAATCTTGAACCTGTTTCTTAATATAACATAACATAACTTCTGGTACTTAATTTATACTAGTCCTAAGTAAAGGCATTCATCTAGTTTTCAAATTATTCTCAAATTCCACCGCAATTAGTCAAGGTCACACAGAATGGCAAATGCCCTCATACCAACCTTATCCACCTGCACAACACTTCAGGTTTTCCGAGGCTTGCATCAAAAAATGGTACCAGGGCTAATTTTGAATGTGACCATGAAGACATGATATAACTTTCTACTATTTACACTATGGAGGAAGTTTCGATGTATCACTTAGTTTCAAAATGGACTAGTTATCCACCTAAAATTGCTGAATCACTACGACTAAAGCAGCTGGAGTTCAACGCTTGGGTTTCAAAAATGAACTTATCCCCCTAAAATTGCTGAATCAATACGACTAAAGAACTTTGGAGATGGTTTCTATTTATGCAATCTCAGCATAGCAATTACTAGTTATGTGTCTGGATCCTTTGGGATACAGTCTCAGCATATCATCTACCAGTACAAGAGAATGAAAAACAAACACCCTTTACAACACTGGAAGGATTGAAGATTTGGTTAAAAATACAAGTTCAAATCTAATTACGAAATAATAACTTTTTGGCATCATAAAAGAATGTTTTTAAACTCTACATTTACAGTCACTATAAGCAGTGCAAGATAGACTGGAAAATGAATTCATACTAGGTAGAATCTAATTTTAAGTACCCTGAGTCCCTAAAGTATGAATTACACATCACATAGGTTCTTTATCTTTACAAGACTGTGCTTACTGAATAATCAAACTGTTTCACTATCAACACCATAGATACCTTGTCATGGCGATATCTAATCCCTGTTATGTTTCTGCTACTAAACATGTTTCCCTACATGTATCCAAGCATTTTCAGTGGCTTTTTCGATTCTCGTTGAGAAGTCACAGTACAAAGTCTACTCTGATCTTACCATTCATGGATTCCAAATGCAGTCAAATGAAAGATAACACCACCAACAAATTAGCCATCTTGCACTTACCAATCTAAAGCACAACCTTATTAACAAAACCCACAATTGACAACCCCTCGAACTGCATTTTTTTCAtgcatttttcaatcaattatCAAATGCCATTTGACAATTACCATCTAATTCAACCCAATAAATCAAAACCCAATAGAAAAAACAACATGGGTTTGTGTAAAATTCCACTGACCTTCATGATACCAACAATTGTTCCACTATAATCAGGGAAATTCTGAACAGCAGTGACAACATTAGCAGTATTGAAGAAAGTCTGAGCATGAGCAGCaagaaacataaacaaacacatcaATGGAACTGGGGGTCTTGATATGATTCCAGTAACAGCAAGCCACATAAAAAAATACCCAATGAAACATTGAATTGCACCAGCAGTAAGTACAATCCATGGTCCACCGAATCTAGAAACCCATGAAGtagcagaagatgaagaaggagagCGTGGACGAAGTGTAACAGCAGTGTAAAGAAGACCAGATAAAAGTCCAGCGTTTGCACCAATATCTTTGAAAACGGCAATGGAATCAAGAGTTGATTGATCATAATCTTGACTAATTTTTAGAATTGGTGAGTAAATACCAAAAGCATATGACGAACCACTACTGCACTGAATCCATATACTTGCTACTGTTGCTAGCCATTTACAGGAGGAATTCTacatcttttttttcttcgttcCAGATTCTGATGAGATTCAAATTTTATATCACTGATTCTTCATTATTTTGAGCTAGCAGATTGGGAGTATGGAAGGAGGAAATGGCGAATCTTTCTATTTTCTGCAATTTAAGGAAACGGTGAATCATAAGATGGGAAGTCCAAATGTTCACTAGTAACTACGTGGCTCAAGCTGTTAATGTCCACTTCTGCTCTGAAATTATTGCTACAAATTGATGATTCATGGCCCTATTTGAGAAATGTAAACCATCGCTAGCTTACTTGACTTAGTCAACCCGGCTTGATCTGGGAAATTCAAAGCTTTAAGGTATGGCCCTCTCAGCAGTTGGAAAGGGCAATTTGTGCACGCCTCTATCTCGATTGTCCCCGtataccaaatgaattgttttagaacaCTTTTGGCCAAAACCATCCCTGATCAGAAAACGTGGATAAGTTAACAAGGTTCGTagggaaaaataaagaaaatgaagAGCAGAAGTCATTAAGGTTTTTGGTAAGAAATATGTATATGAGCTAATTACTTAAACCTTATGATTCATGGGGAGGATCTCCCCCAAAACATCACTACACAAAATATGAGACAAAAAAAGAGGGGGAATACCTATTTAGGTATCCGAGGTAGAATCAAATGCAGTTTTTATGGACAAGATATCATCTGCGCGGTTCTCTTCCCTGTATTGATGTTGAAAGACAACATTGTGAAAAACAACGGACATATGACGGATTCATAATATATCGCGAATCACTTTCCACGATTAACTTCTTAAAGTCAGTTTCATATCATCATGAACAATCTACGTTTCTGCAACATTATTGGAGTTTTGATAGTTAAATCTTGCAAAAGCGGTAAAAAAAACTTCCATCAACGGCTCTAAAAACTCCACAAGTACCTGCATCATTTGAGTCTCATTTACATTTAACTCAACGAAGTCAGTGCCAGGTGGCCTCCACTAGATGGAAGAAGTAAACTTAGGGCATGGAGAGGATATCAAGTTATTAGCATTATAATATTCACCAGCAGAATTATAAGAACAATTAAGCACAGCCTGCCAACAAAAAGGAATATGACAGAACACAAGTCGATTTCTGTGACACCAAAAATTCCAGAGAATATATGGAATACGCATAGGCAAATCATTTTGTTCTCCATTAAGCTGCAAAATGTGAAGTATCCACTCCAAAGAAACATGAGATGGAAGAGTCTAAACTTCATAAGCATAAAAAAAAAACGTCTGCCAAACAGGTGAAACATGACT
Above is a genomic segment from Papaver somniferum cultivar HN1 chromosome 10, ASM357369v1, whole genome shotgun sequence containing:
- the LOC113315246 gene encoding protein NUCLEAR FUSION DEFECTIVE 4-like, producing MWLAVTGIISRPPVPLMCLFMFLAAHAQTFFNTANVVTAVQNFPDYSGTIVGIMKGFLGLSGAILIQVYQAIFVDNPSSFLLMLALLPTLVPLSLMFLVRTHRTKASNEKKHLNGFSLIALIIAAYLMVIIILENVSTLELPIRIVSFSILLVALISPLSIAFIARSRDPPYLPLEASRLLEDPHQLKTENVYKRLEPSTATTTYHESATETTPLAIDKRTTLRGDDMNLLQAMQKADFWLLFLAMACGMGSGLATVNNISQIGGSLGYTSVETSTLVSLWSIWNFLGRFGAGYISDYFLHWKGLARPIFMSITLATMSIGHVVIASGLPGALYAGSILVGVCYGSQWSLMPTITSEIFGVAHMGTIFNTIAVASPIGSYILSVRVVGYIYDAEAAIDDDGTVCKGAHCFMVSFFIMAVVSILGFLIALALFFRTRRFYKQVIYGRLQHSLRQ